The following are from one region of the Amycolatopsis sp. QT-25 genome:
- a CDS encoding TIGR03557 family F420-dependent LLM class oxidoreductase: MVSVGYFLSCEEFGPRELVEQARKAEAAGFDRLWISDHFHPWIEEQGQSPFVWSVIGALSEVTSLPITTAVTCPLIRTHPVVVAQAAATAAVQCRGGFTLGVGTGEALNEHVTGEQWPPPPVRLEMLEEAIEIIRALHSGEVVSHRGTHYTVDHARVYTLPERPVPIFVSGFGPAATKLAARAGDGFCTVSPDAELVDLYRREGGGGRLVQGGMKVCWADSEAAGVRTAHQRWRNELLPGKLPSTLPNPADFTAAAELVTEEMVRDQFACGPDPQAHLDKVQAFVDAGFDEVYVQQIGPDQDAFFDGWKADVLPRLSRGA, encoded by the coding sequence ATGGTGAGCGTCGGATACTTTCTCTCGTGCGAAGAGTTCGGCCCGCGCGAATTGGTCGAGCAGGCTCGCAAGGCCGAAGCGGCCGGATTCGATCGGTTGTGGATCTCCGATCATTTCCACCCCTGGATCGAGGAGCAGGGGCAGAGCCCGTTCGTCTGGTCGGTCATCGGCGCGCTCAGCGAGGTGACGTCGTTGCCGATCACGACGGCGGTCACTTGTCCGCTCATCCGCACGCATCCGGTCGTCGTCGCCCAGGCGGCGGCCACGGCGGCAGTGCAGTGTCGCGGCGGGTTCACCCTGGGAGTCGGCACCGGCGAAGCGCTGAACGAGCACGTCACAGGGGAGCAGTGGCCGCCTCCGCCCGTCCGGCTCGAGATGCTGGAAGAAGCGATCGAGATCATTCGTGCCCTGCATTCGGGTGAGGTGGTCAGTCACCGGGGCACGCACTACACGGTCGACCACGCACGCGTCTACACCCTGCCCGAGCGTCCGGTGCCGATCTTCGTGTCGGGGTTCGGGCCCGCCGCCACCAAACTCGCCGCACGGGCCGGGGACGGGTTCTGCACGGTCTCCCCAGATGCCGAGTTGGTCGATCTCTACCGGCGAGAAGGTGGAGGTGGCCGCCTCGTGCAGGGTGGAATGAAGGTCTGCTGGGCGGACTCCGAAGCGGCCGGGGTCCGCACCGCGCATCAACGGTGGCGCAACGAACTGCTTCCGGGCAAGCTGCCGTCGACACTTCCGAATCCGGCCGACTTCACCGCCGCGGCGGAGCTGGTGACCGAGGAGATGGTGCGTGACCAGTTCGCTTGCGGCCCGGACCCGCAGGCACATCTGGACAAGGTGCAGGCGTTCGTCGACGCGGGTTTCGACGAGGTGTACGTCCAGCAGATCGGGCCCGATCAGGACGCCTTCTTCGACGGCTGGAAAGCGGACGTACTTCCGCGCCTGTCCCGCGGCGCGTGA
- a CDS encoding LysE family translocator, with protein sequence MSAGTLAVFIGVVMVAYVVPGPDWMVILRYAARRRSSGFVAAIGVQCGLAVHMTAAALGVSTALLHSSIAFTVLKLVGAAYLVYLGAQALWKSWKSEPANGKPAEEADEPVAERPSRIFRQAFFSNVLNPKAALFFVSVLPQFIDRDAAVAPQVLLLGGLDIALGILWWGLFVLLTARLSGLMRRGGPRKVLDRVTGTALVGLGGALAISS encoded by the coding sequence ATGAGCGCGGGGACGCTGGCGGTGTTCATCGGCGTGGTCATGGTCGCCTACGTCGTTCCGGGCCCGGACTGGATGGTGATCCTGCGCTATGCGGCGCGGCGGCGCTCCAGCGGATTCGTCGCGGCGATCGGTGTCCAGTGCGGCCTGGCCGTGCACATGACGGCCGCGGCCCTCGGCGTTTCGACCGCTCTCCTCCACAGTTCCATCGCGTTCACCGTGCTCAAGCTCGTCGGAGCCGCGTACCTGGTCTACCTGGGGGCACAGGCACTCTGGAAGTCCTGGAAGAGTGAGCCGGCGAACGGGAAGCCCGCCGAGGAAGCGGACGAACCGGTGGCCGAACGCCCGTCGCGGATCTTCCGCCAGGCGTTCTTTTCCAACGTGCTCAACCCGAAAGCAGCCCTCTTCTTCGTGAGCGTGCTGCCCCAGTTCATCGACCGGGACGCCGCGGTGGCGCCCCAGGTGCTGTTGCTCGGCGGGTTGGACATCGCACTGGGGATCCTTTGGTGGGGACTGTTCGTGCTGCTCACGGCCCGGTTGTCGGGCCTGATGCGCCGCGGCGGCCCGCGCAAGGTGCTCGACCGGGTCACCGGGACGGCGCTCGTCGGCCTCGGCGGCGCGCTGGCGATCAGCAGCTGA
- a CDS encoding Imm1 family immunity protein, whose translation MVALVAWFDREAPGPTQVETAADLDAVLDVLAATRRPNLVELTVAGDPGRAVLNVGLDGARGRGVLYCSGATDPSVDAYYSRGAKSDDAETIYYYMGSDTEFPEDAELPISEVRKAAHQFLSTGGERPDGIDWQADDF comes from the coding sequence GTGGTGGCACTAGTGGCCTGGTTCGATCGTGAAGCACCCGGACCTACGCAGGTCGAGACCGCCGCAGATCTAGACGCGGTTCTTGACGTCCTAGCAGCAACGCGGCGCCCCAACCTCGTTGAGCTGACCGTGGCTGGCGACCCAGGGCGCGCCGTGCTCAACGTCGGGCTGGACGGTGCCCGCGGACGGGGTGTTCTCTACTGCTCCGGTGCCACCGATCCCTCAGTCGATGCGTACTACTCGCGCGGCGCCAAGTCGGACGACGCCGAAACGATCTACTACTACATGGGCTCGGACACCGAGTTCCCGGAGGACGCCGAACTGCCGATTTCCGAGGTCAGGAAGGCCGCTCACCAGTTCCTGTCCACGGGCGGCGAGCGGCCGGACGGCATCGACTGGCAAGCGGACGACTTCTGA
- a CDS encoding DddA-like double-stranded DNA deaminase toxin — translation MVRHLEQQVASVQGYIAEMNRPRSNPPSPSAGAQPATHRRKAGSPGRLTNENVERLRRQLPDPIEPDDRGRKTHGRWVGPDGTVRETISGRDEDASLAMKQLQEKGIPRKPLRTSDVEMKLAARMAHEGITEATVVINNVPCEGLLSCDTLVPILLPDGSALTVHGVEPDGTPYVKRYEGGARPWWH, via the coding sequence ATGGTCCGGCACCTTGAACAGCAGGTTGCCAGCGTTCAGGGCTACATCGCAGAGATGAACAGGCCTAGGTCCAACCCGCCGTCTCCTTCCGCGGGGGCGCAGCCCGCAACTCATAGACGGAAAGCAGGCTCGCCGGGGCGCTTGACAAACGAGAACGTCGAGCGGTTGAGACGGCAGCTCCCCGACCCCATTGAGCCCGATGATCGCGGCCGCAAGACTCATGGGCGGTGGGTTGGCCCGGATGGCACGGTGCGCGAGACGATCAGCGGGCGCGACGAGGACGCTTCCCTCGCCATGAAGCAACTTCAGGAAAAGGGGATTCCGCGGAAGCCGTTGAGGACGTCGGACGTCGAGATGAAGCTCGCCGCGAGGATGGCTCACGAGGGCATCACCGAGGCGACGGTGGTGATCAATAATGTCCCGTGCGAAGGCCTCTTGAGCTGTGACACCCTGGTCCCCATCTTGCTGCCGGACGGGTCCGCGCTCACGGTCCATGGTGTCGAGCCGGACGGCACGCCATATGTCAAGCGTTATGAGGGAGGAGCCCGCCCGTGGTGGCACTAG
- the sbnB gene encoding 2,3-diaminopropionate biosynthesis protein SbnB — protein MLILSQGDVRRVLDGAEQEVLAAVRAAYVLHTQGRSAVPHSVFLRFPGDERNRIIALPAYLDTPEAPVAGVKWVSSFPGNVRSGLDRASAAIILNSMRTGHPEVFLEGATISARRTAASAAVAAATLGATGAGVSLIGCGVINFEVLTFLRALYAGLDSVTLFDLDPARASAFADRCTTRWPEMKVDVATGVEDALAAHPLVCLATSATVPHLDVSRCRPGSLILHLSLRDLTPETILASTNVVDDADHVCRAATSLHLAEQRAGNRDFIAHSLGELLLDGDRYRRNPDTLTVFSPFGLGALDLALADLVHRRARESGLGTHVPDFLGTGVLDG, from the coding sequence ATGCTGATCCTGTCCCAAGGCGATGTCCGGCGCGTTCTCGACGGTGCGGAGCAAGAAGTGCTGGCGGCCGTGCGCGCGGCTTATGTCCTGCACACCCAGGGCCGGTCCGCCGTTCCGCATTCGGTGTTCCTGCGGTTCCCCGGCGACGAGCGCAACCGGATCATCGCGCTGCCCGCGTACCTGGACACGCCCGAGGCGCCGGTCGCCGGCGTCAAGTGGGTGTCGTCGTTCCCCGGCAACGTCCGATCCGGGCTGGACCGGGCGTCCGCGGCGATCATCCTCAATTCGATGCGGACCGGCCATCCCGAGGTGTTCCTCGAAGGCGCGACCATTTCGGCGCGGCGCACCGCGGCGAGCGCGGCGGTCGCCGCCGCCACCCTCGGCGCGACCGGCGCCGGGGTGTCCCTCATCGGCTGCGGCGTGATCAACTTCGAGGTCTTGACCTTCCTGCGTGCCCTGTACGCCGGGCTGGATTCGGTCACCTTGTTCGACCTCGACCCCGCGCGGGCGAGCGCTTTCGCGGACCGGTGCACCACCCGCTGGCCGGAGATGAAGGTCGACGTCGCCACCGGAGTCGAGGACGCCCTCGCCGCACACCCGCTGGTGTGCCTGGCGACCAGCGCCACGGTCCCGCATCTGGACGTCTCGCGCTGTCGGCCGGGATCGTTGATCCTGCACTTGTCGCTGCGCGACCTCACCCCGGAGACGATCCTGGCGAGCACCAACGTCGTCGATGACGCCGACCACGTCTGCCGGGCCGCCACGTCACTGCATCTCGCGGAGCAGCGGGCGGGCAATCGCGACTTCATCGCCCACTCGCTCGGCGAACTCCTCCTCGACGGCGATCGCTACCGGCGAAACCCGGACACCCTCACCGTCTTCTCGCCCTTCGGCCTCGGCGCGCTGGACCTCGCCCTCGCGGATCTCGTCCACCGGCGTGCCCGCGAAAGCGGCCTGGGCACGCACGTTCCCGACTTCCTCGGTACCGGGGTACTCGACGGATAG
- a CDS encoding lantibiotic dehydratase — protein sequence MVWLSGKWRLWDQFAVRGAGFPAAGVLRLAERGLAAAADRLGADVRLSGPAWDVFEKQFATTAVETAVELQAIASSPGFRAAVEWQNSTIWRTGVESFLAWEPSVAGRTSKPRQREELVAQYWQRFCVKNDTIGFFGPVGWGRWDEAASGVEVEPGSALITTSNVYFAGWAVDVVARAISADPRSRIWMAPRRVPFVRVTGELVRLPGRSPQVIPAELRPVLELCDGVRSARAIQHELGPAIDVAAAVTELVRLKVLVWRLDVPASAYPERYLRSWLASVGDIRLREQWLTRLDALERGRDRVRTATAAELPVELAALESDFTATTGSAATRVKGTNTAPCRGLVYSDCVRAARTRLGTDLLAELKPIDLLLTSATWLTARLADTVLGHARKVHTGLAAAGPVDLAAFWFACMPILHGTAVTEAAALRRELATRWARVLDVPDGARRVRKSFVDIADRVRDEFGDPVPGWDMARYLSPDVFVVPGAATEWVLGELHVASNTLGASLFVHQHPARGELLDETAADFPGPRLLPMLPKEHRSRLSARIRYSLDRPEDYYVALVDHTVDPERKRAVSSAEVLVEARGDRLMAVLPDGAEFDALDAFGHVLTTLAMDLFRIMPEADHSPRVTVDKLVVARESWSVPAESLGFVSEKSEARRFVLARRWRESLGLPRFVFVVSPGEPRPFYVDFDAPVYVGVFAKAVRRLVRQDPAGRLSITEMLPSPEQAWLTDDKGNRYTAELRFVAVHR from the coding sequence ATGGTCTGGTTGAGCGGGAAGTGGCGGCTGTGGGACCAGTTCGCGGTGCGTGGCGCGGGATTCCCCGCGGCAGGCGTGCTGAGGCTCGCGGAGCGAGGACTGGCGGCGGCCGCGGACCGGCTCGGCGCGGACGTGCGGTTGTCCGGTCCGGCGTGGGACGTGTTCGAGAAGCAGTTCGCGACCACGGCCGTGGAAACGGCCGTCGAGCTCCAGGCGATCGCGTCCTCGCCCGGATTCCGGGCCGCCGTCGAATGGCAGAACTCCACCATCTGGCGAACCGGTGTGGAGTCCTTCCTCGCGTGGGAGCCGTCGGTGGCGGGCCGGACCAGCAAGCCTCGCCAGCGGGAGGAACTGGTGGCGCAGTACTGGCAGCGGTTCTGCGTGAAGAACGACACGATCGGTTTCTTCGGACCGGTGGGCTGGGGCCGCTGGGACGAAGCGGCGAGCGGAGTCGAGGTCGAGCCCGGTTCCGCGCTGATCACGACGTCGAACGTCTACTTCGCCGGCTGGGCGGTCGACGTGGTGGCCCGCGCGATCAGTGCCGATCCGCGCTCCCGGATCTGGATGGCGCCACGCCGGGTGCCCTTCGTGCGGGTGACCGGCGAACTGGTTCGTCTGCCGGGCCGATCCCCCCAGGTGATTCCCGCGGAACTCCGTCCCGTTCTCGAACTGTGCGACGGAGTCCGCTCGGCGCGGGCGATCCAGCACGAACTGGGTCCGGCGATCGACGTGGCCGCCGCCGTGACGGAGCTGGTGCGGCTCAAGGTCCTCGTCTGGCGGCTGGACGTCCCGGCGAGCGCGTACCCCGAGCGGTACCTGCGGAGCTGGCTGGCGTCCGTCGGCGATATCCGCCTCCGTGAGCAGTGGCTCACCCGGCTGGACGCACTGGAACGCGGCCGTGACCGGGTCCGGACGGCGACCGCCGCGGAGCTGCCCGTCGAACTCGCCGCGCTGGAGAGCGACTTCACGGCGACGACCGGTTCGGCCGCCACTCGCGTCAAGGGCACGAACACCGCCCCGTGCCGCGGCCTGGTCTATTCCGACTGTGTCCGGGCGGCGCGAACGCGGCTCGGCACGGATCTGCTGGCCGAGCTCAAGCCGATCGACCTGCTGCTGACCAGCGCGACCTGGTTGACCGCGCGGCTCGCCGACACGGTGCTGGGTCACGCGCGGAAGGTCCACACCGGTCTCGCGGCGGCCGGGCCCGTCGACCTGGCCGCGTTCTGGTTCGCGTGCATGCCGATCCTGCACGGTACGGCGGTGACCGAGGCCGCGGCGCTCCGTCGGGAGCTGGCCACCCGGTGGGCACGCGTCCTCGACGTCCCCGATGGCGCCCGGCGCGTCCGGAAGTCCTTTGTGGACATAGCGGACCGGGTGCGGGACGAGTTCGGCGATCCGGTCCCCGGCTGGGACATGGCCCGCTACCTCAGTCCCGACGTCTTCGTCGTTCCCGGTGCCGCTACCGAGTGGGTGCTCGGCGAACTGCACGTCGCGTCGAACACCCTCGGTGCTTCGCTGTTCGTCCACCAGCATCCGGCGCGCGGTGAGCTGCTCGACGAAACCGCGGCCGACTTCCCCGGTCCGCGTTTGCTGCCGATGCTGCCCAAGGAACACAGGTCCCGGCTCTCCGCCCGGATCCGCTATTCGCTGGACCGGCCGGAGGACTACTACGTGGCCTTGGTGGACCATACCGTCGACCCGGAGCGGAAGCGGGCCGTGTCGAGCGCCGAGGTCCTGGTGGAAGCGCGAGGGGACCGGCTGATGGCCGTATTGCCCGACGGCGCGGAGTTCGACGCGCTCGACGCGTTCGGTCACGTGCTGACCACGCTGGCGATGGACCTGTTCCGGATCATGCCCGAAGCAGACCATTCCCCTCGGGTGACGGTGGACAAGCTGGTGGTGGCACGGGAGTCGTGGTCGGTTCCGGCGGAATCACTGGGTTTCGTGTCGGAGAAGTCGGAGGCCCGGCGATTCGTGCTGGCTCGCAGGTGGCGGGAAAGCCTCGGGCTGCCGAGATTCGTCTTCGTGGTCTCGCCGGGAGAGCCTCGTCCGTTCTACGTCGATTTCGACGCTCCGGTCTATGTGGGTGTTTTCGCCAAAGCGGTCCGACGGCTGGTGCGGCAGGACCCGGCCGGCCGCTTGTCGATCACGGAAATGCTGCCCTCGCCCGAGCAAGCGTGGCTGACCGACGACAAAGGAAACCGGTACACCGCAGAACTGCGATTCGTCGCCGTGCACCGTTGA
- a CDS encoding threonine/serine dehydratase, whose translation MTVEAPRLGAADVLTAARRTAGRIRHTPLLVPDGLPGILLKAEHLQHGGSFKTRGAANAMLDLATARVVTGSSGNHGIAVARLGAELGVEVTVVVADGAAADKTAIIGRLGARVIEVPGGVAQRDRFAREHAARTGAAFVPSSDHRSVVAGAGTVGLEVFDAVPDLDVIFVPTGGGGLLAGVCLAAEGLRGAPRIVGVEPATARRYARSLAAGCPVELPPSRTVADGLRGQRPGEIPFPIIRRRVDELIEVTDEEILAAMALLRRDGVEAEPSGSVALAGALRRRFTGRAVAIVSGGNTPRRCRADIR comes from the coding sequence ATGACCGTCGAAGCACCCCGGCTCGGCGCGGCGGACGTGCTGACGGCGGCACGGCGGACCGCGGGCCGGATCCGGCACACACCGCTGCTGGTGCCGGACGGCCTGCCGGGAATCCTGCTCAAAGCCGAACATCTGCAGCACGGCGGCTCGTTCAAGACCCGCGGCGCCGCGAACGCGATGCTCGATCTCGCCACCGCCCGCGTGGTGACCGGCTCGTCGGGCAATCACGGGATCGCCGTCGCACGGCTGGGCGCGGAGCTGGGCGTCGAGGTGACGGTCGTCGTCGCCGATGGCGCGGCCGCCGACAAGACGGCCATCATCGGCAGGCTCGGCGCGCGGGTGATCGAGGTGCCGGGAGGGGTGGCCCAACGGGACCGGTTCGCGCGCGAGCACGCCGCCCGTACCGGCGCGGCGTTCGTGCCGTCCTCGGACCACCGGTCGGTGGTCGCCGGCGCGGGCACGGTCGGGCTGGAGGTGTTCGACGCGGTACCGGACCTCGACGTGATCTTCGTGCCGACCGGCGGCGGGGGGCTGCTGGCGGGCGTGTGCCTGGCCGCCGAGGGACTGCGCGGAGCGCCGAGGATCGTCGGCGTCGAGCCGGCGACGGCCCGGCGCTACGCCCGCTCGCTGGCGGCCGGCTGCCCGGTCGAGCTGCCGCCGTCCCGCACCGTGGCCGACGGGCTGCGCGGGCAGCGGCCGGGCGAGATCCCGTTCCCGATCATCCGACGCCGGGTCGACGAGCTGATCGAAGTCACCGACGAAGAGATCCTGGCGGCGATGGCGCTGCTGCGTCGCGACGGGGTCGAGGCCGAACCGAGCGGGAGCGTCGCCCTCGCCGGTGCCTTGCGGAGGCGGTTCACCGGCCGCGCCGTCGCCATCGTGTCCGGTGGGAACACCCCGCGGCGCTGCCGTGCCGACATCCGATAG
- a CDS encoding lantibiotic dehydratase yields the protein MPEDVLLPGGEWRLWREFALRGPGFPAAGVLRLAPFGLAEAADGLADGAGPAWAAFEELFTGAMVDNVKELQEIAALPAFRAAVAWQNPALLHRGIDLFLAWDPSVDGRTSKRREREELVAHYWQRFCVKNDTIGFFGPVGWGRWDESAEGVVVEPGSGLIAESNVYFSSWAVDAVARTVGADPRLRAWIAPRRVSFVRVTGDVVRMPGRRPDRLEPLEREILARCDGTRRPSEIAAGLGRGAIEDTVMSFLDELVRRRLIVWRLEVPTCAYPEQYLRSVLERITDPDLRRDGLAKVAVLEHGRDRIKAAGADATALSAAFTALEKEFEALTQVAAQRAKGTRTAPCRALIYADCRRSATVRIGAAIRDELTPLALCLTAARWMTGRFARAVGDRVRQAYDRLRERDGSVDLASLWMECLPAPHGGSITDIDRIQDELRERWARILRIPVGARRVRLSSVDIADRVRDEFGETGPSWPQARYVSPDVLVVADDADEVARGNFELVLGELHVAMNTASTSLWVMQHPDARRLFAETAVDFPGPRLLPMLPKEQPPRWSARSRIALDRPEDYYVALVDHTVDPKRDRTVLSADVLVEDRDDRLVAMLPDGAEFDLLDVFSNAMTNRVMDRFALRPLDGHSPRVTVDKLVVARESWSVPVESLDFVSEKSEARRFVLARRWRAEAGLPRFVFVVAPGEPRPFYVDFDAPVFVNIFAKAVRRLARQDPAGRLSITEMLPSPEQAWLTDDKGNRYTSELRFVAVDQSVR from the coding sequence ATGCCTGAAGACGTCCTGCTGCCCGGCGGCGAATGGCGGCTGTGGCGGGAGTTCGCCCTGCGAGGTCCCGGCTTCCCCGCCGCCGGTGTGCTGCGGCTGGCGCCGTTCGGGCTCGCCGAAGCGGCGGACGGACTCGCCGACGGGGCGGGCCCGGCGTGGGCCGCGTTCGAAGAACTGTTCACCGGCGCGATGGTGGACAACGTCAAAGAACTGCAGGAGATCGCCGCGTTGCCTGCTTTCCGAGCCGCGGTGGCGTGGCAGAACCCCGCCCTCCTGCACCGGGGCATCGACCTGTTCCTGGCGTGGGACCCTTCGGTGGACGGACGTACCAGCAAACGGCGCGAGCGCGAGGAGCTGGTGGCGCACTACTGGCAGCGGTTCTGCGTGAAGAACGACACGATCGGCTTCTTCGGACCGGTGGGCTGGGGCCGCTGGGACGAGTCGGCCGAAGGGGTCGTCGTCGAGCCGGGATCCGGCCTCATCGCCGAGTCGAACGTCTATTTCTCGAGCTGGGCGGTGGACGCGGTCGCCCGCACGGTCGGCGCCGACCCGCGGCTGCGCGCCTGGATCGCGCCGCGCCGGGTGTCGTTCGTCCGGGTCACCGGGGACGTGGTGCGGATGCCAGGACGGCGTCCGGACCGGCTCGAGCCGCTGGAGCGGGAGATCCTCGCGCGCTGCGACGGAACCCGTCGTCCCTCGGAGATCGCGGCGGGGCTCGGGCGAGGGGCGATCGAAGACACCGTGATGTCCTTTTTGGACGAACTGGTGCGGCGACGGCTGATCGTATGGCGGCTGGAGGTGCCCACCTGCGCGTATCCCGAACAGTACCTGCGATCGGTCCTGGAGCGGATCACGGACCCGGACCTGCGCCGGGACGGGTTGGCCAAAGTGGCGGTCCTCGAACACGGAAGGGACCGGATCAAGGCGGCGGGTGCCGATGCCACCGCCCTGTCCGCGGCGTTCACCGCGCTGGAGAAGGAGTTCGAGGCGCTGACCCAGGTCGCGGCGCAACGCGCCAAGGGCACGCGCACGGCACCGTGCCGGGCCCTGATCTACGCGGACTGCCGCCGATCCGCCACGGTCCGGATCGGCGCCGCGATCCGCGACGAGTTGACCCCGCTCGCCCTGTGCCTCACCGCCGCCCGCTGGATGACGGGCCGGTTCGCACGGGCCGTCGGCGACCGCGTCCGGCAGGCGTACGACCGCCTGCGCGAACGGGACGGCAGCGTGGATCTTGCGTCGTTGTGGATGGAGTGCCTGCCCGCCCCGCACGGCGGGTCGATCACCGACATCGACCGCATCCAGGACGAGCTGCGCGAACGCTGGGCGCGGATCCTGCGGATCCCCGTCGGCGCCCGGCGGGTCCGGTTGTCCAGTGTGGACATCGCGGACCGGGTGCGGGACGAGTTCGGGGAAACCGGTCCGAGCTGGCCACAGGCCCGCTATGTCAGCCCCGACGTCCTGGTCGTGGCCGACGACGCCGACGAGGTGGCGCGCGGGAACTTCGAGCTGGTCCTCGGGGAACTGCACGTCGCGATGAACACCGCCAGCACCTCGTTGTGGGTGATGCAGCATCCGGACGCCCGGCGGCTGTTCGCCGAGACCGCGGTCGACTTCCCCGGTCCGCGTCTGCTGCCGATGCTGCCGAAGGAGCAGCCGCCGCGATGGTCGGCGCGCAGCCGGATCGCCTTGGACCGGCCTGAGGACTACTACGTGGCCTTGGTGGACCACACGGTCGACCCGAAGCGGGATCGGACGGTGCTGAGCGCCGACGTCCTGGTGGAAGACCGGGATGACCGGCTGGTCGCCATGCTGCCCGACGGCGCGGAATTCGACCTGCTCGACGTGTTCAGCAACGCGATGACCAACCGGGTCATGGACCGGTTCGCCCTACGGCCTCTCGACGGCCATTCGCCCCGGGTGACGGTGGACAAGCTGGTGGTGGCACGGGAGTCGTGGTCGGTTCCGGTGGAATCCCTGGATTTCGTGTCGGAGAAGTCGGAGGCGCGGCGGTTCGTGCTGGCTCGCCGGTGGCGTGCCGAAGCGGGGCTTCCGCGGTTCGTGTTCGTGGTGGCGCCCGGGGAGCCTCGTCCGTTCTATGTGGACTTCGACGCCCCGGTGTTCGTGAACATCTTCGCGAAGGCGGTGCGGCGGCTGGCGCGTCAGGACCCCGCGGGCCGCTTGTCGATCACGGAAATGCTGCCGTCACCGGAGCAGGCGTGGCTGACCGACGACAAGGGGAATCGGTACACCTCCGAACTACGCTTCGTCGCGGTCGACCAGTCCGTCCGATGA
- a CDS encoding ornithine carbamoyltransferase: MAEPARRHLISLNDLDDEDLRWIVGRGVEYALGHRTDERPLRNSVAGILFRKTSTRTRTSFSAGALRLGAKLITYGPGDLQENTGETIEDTAAVLSGMLDMLVVRTSGGEAELRAYAVSRRMSVINAMCADEHPTQALADLTTLTQRFGRVEGLRVLYVGEGNNTASALALALSRYRDTSLYLRTPPGYGLDRRFLDHADLNAKRSGALVEQRHDMADLPQADVVYTTRWQTTGTVKHTADWRAVFAPFHVGTAVMAESGAEVFLHDLPAHRGEEVAAEVLDGPASLAFTLAENKYHSARAVLAWCAGTETREDPVRDA; this comes from the coding sequence ATGGCCGAACCAGCGCGCCGCCACCTGATCTCCCTCAATGATCTCGACGACGAAGACCTGCGATGGATCGTCGGTCGCGGCGTCGAGTACGCACTCGGCCACCGGACGGACGAACGCCCGTTACGCAATTCGGTTGCGGGTATTTTGTTTCGCAAAACCTCCACCAGAACTCGGACGTCTTTTTCGGCGGGGGCACTCCGGCTCGGCGCGAAGTTGATCACTTACGGCCCCGGTGATCTTCAGGAGAACACCGGCGAGACCATCGAGGACACCGCCGCGGTGCTGTCGGGGATGCTCGACATGCTCGTCGTGCGCACCTCCGGCGGCGAGGCCGAGCTTCGTGCCTACGCCGTGAGCAGGCGGATGTCGGTGATCAACGCGATGTGCGCGGACGAGCATCCCACCCAGGCCCTCGCCGACCTCACCACGCTCACCCAGCGGTTCGGCCGGGTCGAAGGCCTGCGCGTGCTCTACGTCGGGGAGGGCAACAACACCGCGTCGGCGCTGGCTCTGGCGTTGTCCCGCTACCGCGACACGTCCCTCTACTTGCGCACACCACCGGGTTATGGCCTCGACCGAAGGTTCCTCGACCATGCCGACCTCAACGCCAAGCGCAGTGGCGCGCTGGTGGAACAGCGACACGACATGGCGGACCTCCCGCAGGCCGACGTGGTCTATACCACAAGGTGGCAGACCACCGGAACGGTCAAACACACGGCGGACTGGCGTGCGGTGTTCGCCCCGTTCCACGTCGGCACGGCGGTGATGGCCGAGTCCGGCGCGGAGGTGTTCCTCCACGACCTCCCCGCACATCGCGGGGAGGAGGTCGCCGCGGAAGTCCTCGATGGACCGGCTAGCCTCGCGTTCACCTTGGCCGAGAACAAGTATCACAGCGCCCGAGCCGTGCTCGCGTGGTGCGCGGGCACCGAGACCCGGGAAGATCCGGTGCGCGATGCCTGA